DNA from Amycolatopsis sp. DSM 110486:
CGTACGCGGCTTCGGCGCCTTCGCCTTCGCGGCCTTCTTCTGCGCAGCCGTCGCGCCCTCGGGCAGCGGCTCAGCCTCGGGCAGCACCTCGGTGACGTACGGGCCGAAGCGGCCTTCCTTCGCCACGATCTCGTGCCCACTCACCGGATCGACGCCCAGCTGACGGCCTTCCTGCGGCGTCGCGAAGAGCTTCTCCGCGAGCTCCGACGTCAGCTCGTCCGGCGGCAGGTCCTCGGGCAGGTTGGCGCGCTGCGACTGGCCGTCGACCTCACGCTCGAGGTACGGCCCGTAGCGGCCCACGCGCACGACGACCTTGTGCCCGTCGGCGTCGTTGAAAAGCGGGATCGAGTTGATCTCGCGCGCGTCGATGCCCTCGACACTGCCGTCGACCAGCTTCTTCAGCCCACCGAGTCGCCCGACCGAGCCCTCCACGCCGAAGTCGCCGCCGAAGTAGAACTTCGAGAGCCACTGCACGCGGTGCTCGTCGCCGTTGGCGATGCGGTCGAGCTCGTCCTCGAGACCGGCGGTGAAGTTGTAGTCCACCAGGCGTTCGAAGTGCCGTTCCATCAGGCCGATCACCGCGAACGCGACCCACGAGGGAATCAGGGCGGAGCCCTTCTTCCACACGTAGCCGCGGTCCTGGATCGTCTTGATGATCGACGCGTACGTCGACGGGCGGCCGATGCCCAGCTCCTCCAGCTTGCTCACGAGGCTCGGCTCGGAGTAGCGCGCGGGCGGCGAGGTGGTGTGGCCGTCGGCCGAAAGGTCGGCGGCGGTCAGCGCCTGGTCCTTCACCAGCACCGGCAGGCGGCTCTGCTTATCGTCCGCCTCGCCGCCGGCCTCGGTGTCGACAGCCTCGACGTAGGCCTTCAGGAAGCCGGCGAACGTGATCGTGCGGCCCGACGCGGCGAAGGTGCACTCCTCACCCGACGTCGTGGTACCGACGATGCGCACTGACATCGTGGTGCCCTTCGCGTCGGCCATCTGCGACGCGATCGTGCGCTGCCAGATCATCTCGTACAGGCGGAACTCGTCGGAGTCCAGCTCGCCCGCGACCTGGCCCGGCGTGCGGAACACCTCGCCCGACGGCCGGATCGCTTCGTGGGCTTCCTGCGCGTTCTTCACCTTGCGCGTGTACTGGCGCGGCGAAGACGGCACGTACTCCTTGCCGTACAGCTGCGTGGCCTGGCTGCGGGCGGCCGAGATCGCCGACTCCGACAGCGTGGTCGAGTCGGTACGCATATAGGTGATGTAACCGTTTTCGTACAGCTTCTGCGCGATCCGCATCGTGCGCTCGGAGGTGAACCGCAGCTTGCGGCCCGCTTCCTGCTGCAGCGTCGAGGTCATGAAGGGCGCGTACGGCTTCCGCGTGTACGGCTTCTCCTCGACGCTGGACACGGTGAAGTCGCGGTTGGCCAGCGCCTGCGTCAGGGCCTGTGCCTCGGCCTCGCCGAGCACGCGGATCTCCTTGGCCGTGCCCTTGAGCTGGCCGTTGGAGTCGAAGTCGCGGCCGGTGGCCAGGCGGGCGCCGTCGACGCCGACCAGGCGCGCCGGGAACGTCTGCGGCGAAGCGTCTTCGCCGGCGTCCATCGTCGCGGAGATGTCCCAATAGGAAGCCGAGGTGAAGCGCATGCGCTCCCGCTCACGCTCGACCACGATCCGCGTCGCCACGGACTGCACGCGGCCTGCCGAGAGCTTCGGCATGACCTTCTTCCACAGCACCGGCGAGACCTCGTAGCCGTAGAGGCGGTCGAGGATGCGGCGGGTCTCCTGCGCGTCGACGAGGTCGACGTCGAGCTCGCGGGTCGCGTCGGCCGCCGCGCGGATCGCCTGCTCGGTGACCTCGTGGAACACCATGCGGCGCACGGGCACCTTGGGCTTGAGCGTCTCGAGCAGGTGCCACGCGATGGCTTCGCCCTCGCGGTCGGGGTCCGTGGCGAGGTAGAGCTCGTCGACGTCCTTCAGCAGGCCCTTGAGCTCCGTGACCTTGGACTTCTTGTCCGGCGTGACGATGTAGAGCGGCTTGAAGTCGTTGTCGATGTCCACGCCGAGGCGCGCCCACGACTCGCCCTTGTACTGGGCCGGCACGTCGGCCGCGCCGCGCGGAAGGTCGCGGATGTGCCCGACGGAGGACTCGACGACATAGTTGCCGCCGAGGTACGGGGCGATCTTGCGGGCCTTAGTAGGCGACTCGACGATCACCAGCCGCCGAGTCCCGGCGCCGTTCGTCCCGGTGCCGTCCTTCTTGGTCCGTGCTCCTGCCACGCTGCCCTGCTCTCCACTCATCCCCGCGCCATCGCCCTCGATGGCTGCGGCACTCCTTTACCCCTCCGCGAGGGGTGCTGCGCCCGCGTCTTCGACCTGCCAGTGTGCACGCCCGCACCGGCCGCGCAGCGGCTAGGTGGCCTGACACGCCGCCGGGCCCCTGCCCGTCGGATCGCCTTTGACCTCGGCGATGTTTCCTCTCCACACCTAGCACGTGATTCCGGACACGTGCCGTGCAGGGTATCTCGCGATCACGCCGATACCCTCCGTTCGACGGTGGTGGACCTGACGTCGGCACCGCTTCACTTACTACCTCGTCGAGCCGAAAGGAACCACCATGACCCGACGTCTGCTCGGTGCCGCGGCCGTGGCCGTGGCCGCGTTCGCCCTGGTCACCGCCCCTGAGGCGAGCGCCGCGACCACCACGTTCTCCGGCACGGTGGCGCTGTCCAACTGCTCCGGCTCGGTCGTCAAACCGGCCGGCACGCCGGACACGGCGCCCGCACTCGTACTTTCCAACGGTCACTGCCTGGAGTCGGGTTTCCCCGATCCCGGCGAGGTCATCGTCGGTCAGCGGTCCACTCGCACCTTCAGCCTTCTGTCGTCCGACGGCAAAAGTTCACTCGGGACGCTGAAGGCCAAGAAGGTCGTGTACGCGACCATGACCGACACCGACGTGTCGCTGTACCAGCTCGACACCACCTACGCCCAGATCAAGCAGAAGTACCGGGTCTCCCCGCTCGAGCTCGTCTCGGCGCACCCGACCGCGGGCACGCACATCGACGTGGTCTCGGGCTACTGGAAGACCATCTACTCCTGCTCGATCGACGGGTTCGTGAACGAGCTTCACGAAAATGGCTGGGTGTGGAAGGACTCGATCCGCTACACGCCCGAGTGCACGACCGTCGGCGGCACGTCCGGCTCCCCGATCGTCGAGACCGCGACCGGCAAGGTCATCGGCGTGAACAACACGTCGAACGACGACGGCCAGCGCTGCACGCTCGACAACCCGTGCGAGGTCGACGGGTCCGGGAACGTGACCGTGCATCCCGGCACCAAGTACGGCGAGGAGACGTTCGGCATTCCCGCGTGTCTGACGACGGCGAGCGAGATCGACCTCAATCGGGTCGGCTGCACGTTGCCGAAGCCTTAACCGACTGCCTCCAGGACGTCACCCAGCAAATACTGAAGGGGACTCCCGCCGCCTCCGCCGCGGCGTGAGTCCCCTTCGGTGCGTTCTGGCCGCGTTTCCTCGCGGAGTTCCGGCAGTTCGGGCCACGCGTCCTCCGCGCCCGCAGGCGCCTCGCCGATGAGCTCCAGCAGCCCGTCGAGCCTGCGCCGCCCGGTCAACCGCGCGGCGGGCTCTTCGGCCTTCGGCCCCAGCAACCGCGCGTGGACGCCCAGTGGCGCCAGCGCGGCCAGCAGATCGTCGTGCAGGTGCGGCGCCAGCGGGTCCATGCCGAGCAGGTAGCCCGACGGCCCCTGCCGCCCTGCCGCCAGGGCCCACATGCGCAGCATCGCGCCGCTCAACCGGAAGCCTTCGGGCAGCGCTTTGCCCGAATCGTCTTCGGACGGACCCGAGCAGCCCCGGCGCAGCCACTGCACGGACAGCGGAAGGAGGTCGACGCGGAACGACGTGCGCACCTGCGGCCGCCCGCACTCCCGCACCGCCACCTGCGCGTCGGCCCCACGCCGGCGGCACTCGCGCGCCAGCACCCGGGCGCGCCACTGCTCGTCGACGTTCACGGACAGCCGCGCTGCCGTGCGCCCGAAGCCGGTGATCTGTCCTTGGCAGCACAGCAGGCCGGCCAGGTCCGCAACCCCCGGGCCGCTCGCCTCCGCCGAGAACAGCGAGATCGTCCGATCCACGCGGATCATGATAGAACACAAGTTCGATCGGACGCGAGGGTTAGGCGGCGGATTTTCGCCGATCGGGCGATCATGCCGCCACGCAGTCGTCGGCGGCGCGGGGAGCGGCGAACACGGCGACCAACAGGGCTGCGGCGGCCACGAGGAACACCGCAGGCAGCGTGAGCAGGCCGAAGATCGCGATCCCGAGCGAACCGCCGATCTGGCGCGCGAAGGTGAGTGTGGCCATCCCGGCGCCGAGGATGTCCGGTGGTGCCCACGTCTGCGCCAGCAAGGTGTAGGCCTGCATTGACAGCCCGAGCGCGGCGCCGCTGCACGCGAGCCCCACGACGACGGCGACCAACCGCGTCGGGCCGGGCTGGAGGAGCGGGAGTGCCGCAGTGGCAAGGAGCCCGGCCACGCCGAGGACCAGGCCGAACCGACCCCACACCGTGACGCGCGGCCATCGGCGGGCGAGCAGCGCGAACCCGGTGGTCACCAGCACCTGCCCGACGCTCATCGGCACGAGCAGCAGGCCCGTGGCCGCCGGACGCGCGACGCCGATGGCCAGTGGGACATAGGTGAAGCTGCCGAACAGCGCCACGCCGGTCAGGAAGGTGACGGCGACAACCCTCGCGAGGCGGGCGTCGGCGAACAGCCGCGGCGAGACCAGTGGCGCGGCCGCACGCCGTTCGACCTGCACGACGGCGACCGTCGCGGCTAGTGCGACAGCGACCAGCACGGGCGCCCACCCCGGTGTCGCACCACTGCCGAGCACGACGACACAACCACCGACGACCGCGACCAGAACCGCGCCCGTCCAGTCGAACCGGATTCGGCCCGCGCGCCACGTGCCCGGCACCGAACACACCCCGAGAAACAGAGCCACAACGCAGATCGGCAGGTTGATCAGAAAGATCGACCACCAGCCCGCGACGGCCGCCAAGAGGCCGCCCAGCGGAGCACCACCGATCGACGACAACGCGAACACGGCTGTCAGCCAGCCTTGCCGCCGCACCAGTTCGACTCGGTCGAACAGCTCCGCCATTGCCGCCACCGCGGCCACGATCAGCCCGCTCCCACCCAGCCCCTGCACCGCGCGAAACGCGATCAACGCGACCAGATCCGACGCCAAGGCGCACGCCACCGACCCGACGGCGAACGCTGTTACCGAGCCGACGAACATGCGCCGCCGCCCCCAACGGTCACCGAGGCTGCCGTGCACCGGCGTGGCGACCGCGACCGCCAGCAGGTACGCCGCCGTCACCCCGCCCACCGCACCCGGATCGCCCAGGTCAGCGCCGATGGACGGCAGTGCCGCGACCACCACGCTGGTATCGAGCGAAGCCATCAGCAGCCCCAGCACGAGCGCGGCGAAGGCGGCGTCGCGACCGCGGAGAAGTCCATGCATATCGCACACGTTATGCATGCGGATCGCACGCAGTCAAGATAGGGTGGAACCCGTGACGCCACCCCTCACCGAAGCCGGCCCCGCGTTGTTCCGCCTGGTCAGGCACTGGTCCCGGCGCTGGACCCTGCGCACGTCGACCGAGCTCACGGGCGAGATGCGCCACGTGCAGCACATCCTCGCGGTCGAGGCCGTCGACACGGGCAGCGAGCACACCGACGAGGTGACCGTCGCGACCGTCGCGCACCACCTCGGGCTCGACCACTCCGGCGCCAGCCGCATGGTCCGCGACGCGACCGCCGCCGGCTACCTCACCCGCGGCACGTCGGGCCAGGACCGGCGGCGCGCGTCGCTGCAGCTCACCGACACCGGGCGCGAACTGCTCAACGCCTCGCACCAATGGCAGCGCAGAACGTTCAACGACCTCACCGCCACCTGGTCGGCCACCGACCGGCAACGCTTCGCCGGATACCTGATTCGCTTGACGAGCGAGCTCGACCTGGAGAGCTAGCGAGTCCTGTCACCGCCGGGCGTCGCTGGAGCTCACAGCCACCCAGACCGCAGCTGACCGCCGACTACCCGCACGCCTCGCCGAAAAGCCCCGTCAGCGCGGCGCCGGCGGCACCACGAGCTGCTGGCAGTCCGGCGCCCGCTTCCCCGCGGCCGAGAGCTCCGGCGTCGCGTTGAGGCCTTCGAGGACGTTGAGGGCGGCGACGTCGTCGAGGGTGGCGCGGGCGTCACCGAGGGCGGTTTTGGTGGCGGAGGCGTCGGTGGCTGTGTCGAGGCGTTCGCGGGCGGTGTCGGCGCGCGAGCGGACGGAGGCGAACTGCTTGAGCAGGTCACCGCGCGCTTGGTCGTCGCCGGGGAGGGGCGGCGGGCCGACGCGGTCGAGGCCGTCGACGGTCTGGTCGATGCCGTCGACGACGGACGACAGGAGCCGGCTCGACGTGCGGGAAGCCTGTTCGGGCGAGCTCGGGTCGATCTCGGGCAGGTTCGCGAGCGTGCGCACGAGGTGGGTGACCGCCGAGCAGTAGCCGTCGGCCCATCTCGCGGCCGGATCGGCCTGGCTGGAGGTGTCCGCCTGCCCACCGCTGTGGGTCTGCGACACCGGCGGCTGCTGCCCGCAGGCGGCAAGGCCGATCCCGAGTGCCGTGACCAGCGCGGCTAGAACGGTCGACCGCGGCCGCACCGCGACACCTCCTGCTCGTCGACGTCCAGGTGCCCCCGACCGTACCGATCCGAGAATCATTCGCAAGTCACCCACTGGAGTGCGGGAAGAATTCCCGACACGCCGGAGCCCGGCGCGCGAACAGCGCGCCGGGCCCCGGACGGGTTTCGCATTGAACAGCGGATCAGGCTTTCGCTTCCGCCGGGGTGTTCTCGATGACCGTGCCGCGCCGCTTGGACACGACGACCGCCGCGACGATGACCGCGAGCGCGACGACCGCGATCACGATGCGCCACGTGGTGTTGGCGCCGCCGCCCAGGCTCAGGGTGACGACCGCGGGCGCAATCAGCACGGAGACCAGGTTCATCACCTTGATCAGCGGGTTGATGGCCGGGCCGGCGGTGTCCTTGAACGGGTCACCGACGGTGTCACCGATGATGGTGGCCTCGTGCGCGTCCGAACCCTTGCCGCCGTGGTTGCCGTCCTCCACGAGCTTCTTGGCGTTGTCCCAGGCGCCACCGGAGTTGGCCAGGAAGATCGCCATCAGCGTGCCGGTCGCGATCGCGCCGGCCAGGTAGCCGGCGAGCGCCTCGGTGCCGAGGCCGAAGCCCACGGCGATCGGGGCGAACACCGCCAGCAGACCCGGCGTGGCGAGCTCACGCAGGGAATCGCGCGTGACGATGTCCACGACCTTGCCGTACTCGGGCCGCGTGGTGCCCTCCATGATCCCGGCGATCTCGCGGAACTGGCGGCGCACTTCCTGCACCACCGCGCCGGCCGCACGCGAAACCGCGTTGACGGCGAGACCCGAGAACAGGAACACGACGGCCGCGCCGACGATGACACCGACCAGCGTCTTCGGGCTGACGATGTTCGCGACGAACTCGCCCGTGCCGCCCACAGCCTTCGTGATCGCGTCCGAATAGGACCCGAACAGCGCCGTGGCCGCGAGGACCGCGGTGGCGATCGCGATGCCCTTGGTGATGGCCTTGGTGGTGTTGCCCACCGCGTCCAGCTCGGTCAGGATCTGCGCGGCCTTCTCGTCGACGTCGCCCGACATCTCGGCGATGCCCTGCGCGTTGTCGGAGACCGGGCCGAAGGTGTCCATCGCGACGATGACGCCGACGGTGGTCAGCAGGCCAGTGCCGGCGAGCGCGACGGCGAACAGCGCGATGCCGCCACCGAGCAGGTACGCGCCGAACACGGCCGCGCCGATCACGAGCGCGGTGTACACGGCTGACTCGAAACCGACCGAGATGCCGGACAGGATCACCGTGGCGGCACCGGTTTCCGACGTCCTGGCGACGTCCTGCACCGGCTTGTTCTCCGTGCCGGTGTAGTAACCCGTGAGCTTCAGGATGATCGCGGCGAGCACGATGCCGATGATCACGGCGACGGTGGCGATGACTGCCGGGTTACCGCTGTTGCCCGCGAACTCCGCACCGAAGTCGGAGAAGCTGCTCGGCAGGTACACGAAGGCCGCGATGGCCGACAGCACCGCGGAGATCACCGCGGAGATGTAGAACGAGCGGTTGATCGTGACGAGACCACCCTCGCCCGCGCGCGCCTTCGTGATGTACACGCCGATGACGGCCGTGACGACACCGATGGCCGGCACGATGAGCGGGAAGATCAGGCCGCTGGAGCCGAAGGCGGAGCTGCCCAGGATCAGCGCGGCGACGAGCATGACCGCGTAGGACTCGAAGAGGTCCGCCGCCATGCCGGCGCAGTCACCGACGTTGTCACCGACGTTGTCGGCGATCGTCGCGGCGTTGCGCGGGTCGTCCTCGGGGATGCCCTGCTCGACCTTGCCGACCAGGTCGGCGCCGACGTCGGCGGCCTTCGTGAAGATGCCGCCGCCGACACGCATGAACATCGCGATCAACGCGGCGCCGAACCCGAAGCCCTCCAACACCTTCGGGGCCTGGCCCGTGTAGACGAGCACCACGACCGCGGCACCGAACAGGCCGAGGCCGACGGTGATCATGCCGACCACACCACCGGTGCGGAACGCCACGCGCATCGCGATCTCGCGGCCGCCTTCCTCGCGCGACGCGGCCGCCACGCGCAGGTTCGCCTGCGTCGCGAGCCACATGCCGAGGTAGCCGATGGTGAACGAGAACACCGCGCCGACGAGGAAGAAGATCGAGCGGCCGATGCGCTCGTTCCAGTCGTCCGCGGGGAGTGCGAAGAGCAGCAGGAACACGATTACGCCGAAGACGGCGAGGGTGTTGCGCTGCCGCTTCAGGTATGCGGCCGCACCTTCCTGCACCGCCTTGGCGATGTCCTGCATCTTGGCGGTGCCCTGGCCCGCGGCCAGCACCTCCCTGAGCAGCACGTAACCGATGGCGAGTGCGGCAAGGGCGACCACGGCGACCACACCTACGATGGTGTAGCCACCCCCGGAGAGCGTGAGACCGCCCTCCGCGAGGAACTGCCGGGACATTCGTCCTCCTGGGAACGCCGTTGGCCAATGCGGACTCGTCGTACCCGGCGTGCCTGCACTGGCATGGATCTGTACCGAGCGACACGCTAGCCGTGCGGGCAATGCACGTCTCACATGACGATCGCCACAGAGGGTGTGGATTGCGGGAGTGTATTGGTAGTGCTCAGCGGGCCTGCAACGCGTCCCGGTCACGGTACGTTCCGTGACCTTGTGTGATTGCTCACTTGATCGATCTCGCGCCGGTTCTGTCGGTGCCCTGTGCGAAGCTTCGGCACGTGGTCGAGCGAGGACGGAGGCTGCTCAGCCGGGTCACGGCGGGGGTCCCGGTGAACGAGAACCCGGTCACGCACGTGGCCGAGCTTCCCGCGCGGGCAGCCGGTTTCGCGGCGTGGCCGGAGTGGGCCGCGCCGTCGGTCGTGTCGGCGTTCGCGGGTTCCGGAGTGGAGACTCCCTGGAAACACCAGGTAGAGGCGGCTTCGCTGGCTCACACGGGGTCCCACGTGGTGGTGTCGACGGGCACGGCTTCGGGGAAGTCGTTGGCGTACCAGCTGCCGGTGCTGTCCTCACTGGCCACGGGCTCCGCGGCGACCGCGTTGTACCTCTCGCCCACCAAGGCGCTGGGCGCTGACCAGCTGCGTTCGGTGTCCTCTTTGGACGTCCCCGGGGTGCGGGCGGCGTCGTACGACGGCGACACCCCGATGACCGAGCGCGACTGGGTGCGCGCGCACGCGAACTGGGTGTTCACGAACCCGGACATGCTCCACCGCGGGATCCTGTCTTCGCATTCGCGGTGGACCCGGTTTTTCAAGAACCTGGCCTACGTGGTGGTCGACGAGTGCCACAGCTACCGCGGGGTGTTCGGTTCGCACGTCGCGCTGCTGCTGCGCCGGCTGCGGCGGGTGGCGGCGCACTACGGGGCGTCGCCGGTGTTCGTGCTGGCGTCGGCGACCACGGCTTCGCCGGCGGAGTTCGCTTCGCGGCTGACGGGGCTGCCCTGCGCGGCGGTCACTGAAGACGCTTCGCCGCGAGGCGCGCGGACGGTCGCGTTGTGGGAGCCCCCGCTGCTCGACGAGCTGACGGGCGAGAACGGCGCGCCGGTGCGACGTTCGGCGGGCGTGGAGACGGCGCGGATCCTCACGGACCTGGTGGTGGAGGGCGCGCGTTCGCTGGCTTTCGTGCGCTCACGCCGCGGGGCGGAGCTCACGGCATTGGGCGCGCGGCGCCTTTTGTCCGAAGTGGACCCGGCGTTGGCGGAAACCGTTGCCGCGTACCGATCTGGCTTCTTGCCCGAGGAGCGTCGAGCGCTGGAGGCCGCCTTGCTGTCCGGCCGGTTGTTGGGGGTGGCGACCACCAACGCGCTGGAGCTCGGTGTCGACATCGCGGGCCTCGACGCCGTGGTGCTCGCCGGTTACCCGGGCACGCTGGCGTCGTTCTGGCAGCAGGCCGGCCGCGCGGGCCGCTCGGGCGACGAGGCCCTGGTCGTGTTCGTGGCGCGCGACGATCCACTCGACACCTACCTCGTGCACCACCCGGCGGCGCTGCTAGAGCGTCCGGTGGAGACGGCCGTGCTGGACCCGACGAACCCCTATGTGCTCGGGCCGCAGCTCGCGTGCGCGGTGGCGGAGCTGCCGTTGACGGAACCGGAGCTGGAATCGTTCGGCGGTCCGGCCGCCCGCGCGGTGCTCGCGGACCTGGCTGAGGAGAAGCTGCTGCGCCGCCGTTCCAGCGGCTGGTACTGGACCGCTCGCGAACGCCCCCACGCGGAAGTCGGCATCCGCGGCTCGGGCGGCGACCAGATCGCGGTGGTGGAGGCGGATTCCGGCCGCATGCTCGGCACCGTTGACCCGGGTTCGGCTTGCTACGCCGTGCACCCGGGTGCGGTGTACCTGCACCAGGGTTCGTCGTACGTCGTCGACGAGCTCGACCTCGAGACCGGCCTCGCCCTCGTGCACGCCGAGGACCCGGACTGGCACACGTCGCCGCGGGAGGTCGTGGACATCTCGGTGCTGTCCACGCAGGAACAGTGCTCCCACGGCGGTGTCACGGTGTGCCTGGGCGAGGTGGCGGTGACGTCGCAGGTCGTCGGCTACCTGCGCCGCCGCCCGTCGGGTGAGGTCCTGGACCACACGCCACTGGACCTGCCGGAACAAAGCCTGCACACGCGCGCCGTCTGGTACACGGTGACGAGCGACTTGCTCGGCCCTGCGCATCGGGTGGGGACCGGGGGTGCTCTTGGCGCGGCTCGGGCCGGGACCGTCGCGCCGGTGGGGACCGGGGGCGCTCGGGTCGAGGCCGAGGACGTGGAGCCGGCGGGGATCGGCGGCGCGCCATCGGCACAGCCTCCTGGTGCCACCGAGCCTGGGGCCGCTCCGGTCGCGGCCGCAGGGAAGGCGGCCTCCGACGCCGCGGCTTCGGCGCGGGTGGAACGCGGCCGAGTGGAGCCTGAAGCTTCGGACACCGAGCGCACGGCTTCGAAGCCAGCTGCCCACGGCCAGGCAAAGCTTGAGCCAGGCGAGCCTGGCACCGCGGCTTCGGGCGCTCGCGCGCCGAAGCCCGCGGAAGGCAACCGTTCCGGCAGTAGCCCGGTGGGGCCGGAGCCGGCGGAGCGATTGTCTCGGGAGGACGACGAGGGCGAGCCGGTACAGGAGTCGCAGGCGGCGCAGGTGGCATCGGCGGGGACCGGGGGTGCTCTGGGCGCGGCTCGGGCCGGGACCGTCGCGCCGGTGGGGACCGGGGGCGCTCGGGTCGAGGCCGAGAGCGTGGAGTCGGCGGGGACCGGAGGTGCTCTGGGCGACATCGCGGGTGCGGCCGTCGTATCGGCGGGGACCGGGGGTGCTGAGGGCGGGGCTGGTGCTGAAGCTCGGGCCGGGGCCGTCGCGCCGGTGGGGACCGGGGGCGCTCGGGTCGGGGCCGAGGGTGAGGCGCCGGTGGGGACCGGGGGTGCTGGCAGAGCACCGGGGGGCGCCGGATTGGTTCCGGCGCGCGTCCCCGGTGCCCTGCATGCCGCCGAGCACGCGGCGATCGGCCTGCTACCGCTGTTCGCTACGTGCGACCGCTGGGACATCGGCGGGGTGTCTACCGCGTGGCACGAGGACACCGGGGAGGCAACGGTGTTCGTGCACGATGGGCATCCCGGGGGTGCGGGATTTGCCGACCGCGGTTATGCCGCGATTGTCCCGTGGCTGGCCGCAACGCGGGAGGCGATCATCTCCTGCGAGTGCCCGACGGGCTGCCCGTCCTGCGTTCAGTCGCCGAAGTGCGGGAACGGCAACGAACCGCTGGACAAGGCAGGGGCAGTGGCCGTACTGGATACCGTGCTTGGGGCTTTGCGTCAGCACGGGGAGCAGTGCGGCCACGGTGGTGCGTGAAATCTCTTCAGTTGTCGACGCTGCTTGCCGGGGTCGAACCGGTCAGGCAGCGGTGGTCTCCGCGAGCAGCGGGGCGTGCTCGTCAGCGAGGGCGCGCATGAGCACGTCGTGCACCTCGGCCGGGTCGGGCAG
Protein-coding regions in this window:
- the topA gene encoding type I DNA topoisomerase yields the protein MSGEQGSVAGARTKKDGTGTNGAGTRRLVIVESPTKARKIAPYLGGNYVVESSVGHIRDLPRGAADVPAQYKGESWARLGVDIDNDFKPLYIVTPDKKSKVTELKGLLKDVDELYLATDPDREGEAIAWHLLETLKPKVPVRRMVFHEVTEQAIRAAADATRELDVDLVDAQETRRILDRLYGYEVSPVLWKKVMPKLSAGRVQSVATRIVVERERERMRFTSASYWDISATMDAGEDASPQTFPARLVGVDGARLATGRDFDSNGQLKGTAKEIRVLGEAEAQALTQALANRDFTVSSVEEKPYTRKPYAPFMTSTLQQEAGRKLRFTSERTMRIAQKLYENGYITYMRTDSTTLSESAISAARSQATQLYGKEYVPSSPRQYTRKVKNAQEAHEAIRPSGEVFRTPGQVAGELDSDEFRLYEMIWQRTIASQMADAKGTTMSVRIVGTTTSGEECTFAASGRTITFAGFLKAYVEAVDTEAGGEADDKQSRLPVLVKDQALTAADLSADGHTTSPPARYSEPSLVSKLEELGIGRPSTYASIIKTIQDRGYVWKKGSALIPSWVAFAVIGLMERHFERLVDYNFTAGLEDELDRIANGDEHRVQWLSKFYFGGDFGVEGSVGRLGGLKKLVDGSVEGIDAREINSIPLFNDADGHKVVVRVGRYGPYLEREVDGQSQRANLPEDLPPDELTSELAEKLFATPQEGRQLGVDPVSGHEIVAKEGRFGPYVTEVLPEAEPLPEGATAAQKKAAKAKAPKPRTGSLFKSMTIETMTLEDALKLLSLPRVVGKDPESGDEITAQNGRYGPYLKKGTDSRSIQTEDQLFSITLEEALKIYSEPKQRGRSATAKPPLKELGDDPVSGKPMVVKDGRFGPYVTDGEYNATLRKSDSIEELTAERGAELLAEKRAKGPAPKRRTTTTRKAPAKSTAAKSASATKSAAAAKSTTAKKAPAKKASTAKAK
- a CDS encoding serine protease; translation: MTRRLLGAAAVAVAAFALVTAPEASAATTTFSGTVALSNCSGSVVKPAGTPDTAPALVLSNGHCLESGFPDPGEVIVGQRSTRTFSLLSSDGKSSLGTLKAKKVVYATMTDTDVSLYQLDTTYAQIKQKYRVSPLELVSAHPTAGTHIDVVSGYWKTIYSCSIDGFVNELHENGWVWKDSIRYTPECTTVGGTSGSPIVETATGKVIGVNNTSNDDGQRCTLDNPCEVDGSGNVTVHPGTKYGEETFGIPACLTTASEIDLNRVGCTLPKP
- a CDS encoding MFS transporter; its protein translation is MHGLLRGRDAAFAALVLGLLMASLDTSVVVAALPSIGADLGDPGAVGGVTAAYLLAVAVATPVHGSLGDRWGRRRMFVGSVTAFAVGSVACALASDLVALIAFRAVQGLGGSGLIVAAVAAMAELFDRVELVRRQGWLTAVFALSSIGGAPLGGLLAAVAGWWSIFLINLPICVVALFLGVCSVPGTWRAGRIRFDWTGAVLVAVVGGCVVVLGSGATPGWAPVLVAVALAATVAVVQVERRAAAPLVSPRLFADARLARVVAVTFLTGVALFGSFTYVPLAIGVARPAATGLLLVPMSVGQVLVTTGFALLARRWPRVTVWGRFGLVLGVAGLLATAALPLLQPGPTRLVAVVVGLACSGAALGLSMQAYTLLAQTWAPPDILGAGMATLTFARQIGGSLGIAIFGLLTLPAVFLVAAAALLVAVFAAPRAADDCVAA
- a CDS encoding MarR family winged helix-turn-helix transcriptional regulator, yielding MTPPLTEAGPALFRLVRHWSRRWTLRTSTELTGEMRHVQHILAVEAVDTGSEHTDEVTVATVAHHLGLDHSGASRMVRDATAAGYLTRGTSGQDRRRASLQLTDTGRELLNASHQWQRRTFNDLTATWSATDRQRFAGYLIRLTSELDLES
- a CDS encoding sodium-translocating pyrophosphatase, with the protein product MSRQFLAEGGLTLSGGGYTIVGVVAVVALAALAIGYVLLREVLAAGQGTAKMQDIAKAVQEGAAAYLKRQRNTLAVFGVIVFLLLFALPADDWNERIGRSIFFLVGAVFSFTIGYLGMWLATQANLRVAAASREEGGREIAMRVAFRTGGVVGMITVGLGLFGAAVVVLVYTGQAPKVLEGFGFGAALIAMFMRVGGGIFTKAADVGADLVGKVEQGIPEDDPRNAATIADNVGDNVGDCAGMAADLFESYAVMLVAALILGSSAFGSSGLIFPLIVPAIGVVTAVIGVYITKARAGEGGLVTINRSFYISAVISAVLSAIAAFVYLPSSFSDFGAEFAGNSGNPAVIATVAVIIGIVLAAIILKLTGYYTGTENKPVQDVARTSETGAATVILSGISVGFESAVYTALVIGAAVFGAYLLGGGIALFAVALAGTGLLTTVGVIVAMDTFGPVSDNAQGIAEMSGDVDEKAAQILTELDAVGNTTKAITKGIAIATAVLAATALFGSYSDAITKAVGGTGEFVANIVSPKTLVGVIVGAAVVFLFSGLAVNAVSRAAGAVVQEVRRQFREIAGIMEGTTRPEYGKVVDIVTRDSLRELATPGLLAVFAPIAVGFGLGTEALAGYLAGAIATGTLMAIFLANSGGAWDNAKKLVEDGNHGGKGSDAHEATIIGDTVGDPFKDTAGPAINPLIKVMNLVSVLIAPAVVTLSLGGGANTTWRIVIAVVALAVIVAAVVVSKRRGTVIENTPAEAKA